GCTGGTTACTGGCTCCGGTGCGGGAACTGGCGAAAACCGCACGCAATATTAGTGAATCAGATCTTTCCCAACGCCTCTCTGTTCAAGGAACGGGCGAATTGGCAGATCTTTCCCAAATCTTCAACGCGATGATGAATCGGCTGCAGTCAGCCTTCGACAGTCAGCGCCGCTTCGTCAACGATGCGGGTCATGAACTGCGGACGCCCATTACGATTGTGCGCGGTCATCTGGAACTGATAGATGGTGACCCCAAGGAACAGCAGGAAACGATTGAACTGGTCCTTGATGAACTGGATCGGATGGGGCGGCTTGTGAATGACATGATCGCCCTTGCTAAATCCGAGCGTCCTGATTTCTTGCAGTGTGAAACGATTGAACTGAGTCCGTTCGTCCAAGATCTGTTTGCCAAAGCTCAAACCTTAGCAGATCGCAACTGGCACCTATCGAGTCAAGGCTCTGGAACAATCGTGGCCGATCGCCAGCGGCTGACTGGGGCGTTGCTGAACCTGTTGAGAAATGCCGCACAGCATACTCAGCCGACAGATGTGATCGAATTGGGCTACAGACAAATGCCTGCTCAGGTCCGGTTTTGGGTTCAGGATACGGGGGACGGGATTTCTATAGACGATCAGCACCGAATTTTCGACCGGTTTGCCCGCATTGAGGGCCAGCGAGTGGACGGATCGGGGCTGGGATTAGCGATTGTCAAAGCTTTCACAGAAGCCCATCAAGGGACGATTGAGCTGGTCAGTCAGCAGGGGAGCGGCTCGACTTTTATCCTCACGCTGCCTCGGCAGCAGGGGCTAGAGACTCAGGGCAGCTTGTATGGAGGTTAATAAGTCTTGAAAACGAAAGGGTTTAGCTAGATAGTCATGGGCACCGGTTTGCAAAACGGCGTCGCGCACATCTATCTCTGCTGTCACAACAATCACCGGGCCTTGGTTACCCAGTCGCTGTAGTTCTTGCAGGATGGCCCAGCCGTCTACTTTTGGGAGTCCTAGGTCCAGGATAATCAGATCGAAAGGTTGCGATCGCAACTCCTGAAGCGCCTGCTCTCCATCTATAGCCACTCGTGTCCTGAATCCGTTTCGGCGTAAACCTTTATCCACGAACGCAACGACCCGTTGTTCATCCTCGACAATCAAAATCAAACACATCAAAAAGTACCAGATCCGTCGGTACAGTAGACAACTGCTATTTTGACCCGGTTGTCTTCTTAACTTCCAAGCTAGGCTCTTCCCAAAATTGAAGCGTTGACCCGTACATATACTCATTCTGACGTAACTATCTAAAGGTTACGAAAGGCTTGCATGAGAACTTTCTCATAAAGGGGTAGGATGCGAACGAATGTTAGATAGAGGTGTGCATTGTTTACCGGATGAATCTAGACCCTAAGCTCGCAGGCGATATCCCATGCCTCGAATGGTTTCAAAAACGCCACTTCCGAGTTTCTTGCGTAGATAGCCGACATAGACATCCACAATGTTAGAGCCAGGACTGTAGTCGTAGCCCCACACTCGATCAAGGAGCTGTTCGCGGCTGAGGACTTGACCAGGATGTCGGAAAAACGTTTCTGCTAGCGTAAATTCGCGCGCCGGTAGATCAACAACGCGATCGCCGACCGTAATGCGTCGAGTGCGTAAGTCTAGTTCGATCTCACCCACCCTGAGCATCTGTGAGTCATCCTTCGATGAACCGGTATCCCGTAAGCGAACCCGGACCCTCGCCAGTAGTTCTTCAAAGCGGAATGGTTTGGTGACATAGTCATCAGCCCCGCTTTCTAAGCCCGTCACTTTATCGTGAATATCGTCTCGGGCTGTCAGAATAATAACGGGGAGCGTTTCACCTTGGCCGCGTAGCTCCTCTAAGACCTGAAGACCATCTTTGTCAGGCAGCCCCAGGTCAAGAATCAGAAGGTCGAAGTCACTGCCTAAAACTAGATTTAAGGCCTCACCGCCACTCTGGGATGTGGAGACCGTGAAACCATTGGCCTTTAGCCCCTTTTGAATAAAAGAAGCAATGCGAGGCTCATCGTCAGCAATTAAAATACGATACATGTTGAGCAAGAGTCCTATCTTGGCTCGGCGGATCGAGTTTTGAGACTGGAAGAAAGAAGATTAGAGGTTCGTGTCAGGACTGCGGCTGAGGGACTGTGCGAGCTTGATCTCCTAGGATCAACGCTATCAAACGGCTGTGGAATGGGCAAGCGCAGCAGATATTTACTGAAGACAGGCTTAATAACGGTTTGTTCCTCTACGGTCTTGAAAAGGAAACAAGAGAGACAGGACTTGAGGATTTAAACACATCCTCTAAGAGAATTAGAGCTCAGGGCGATGGAGAACTATGGCGAGAGGGGAACAGTTGATTCGATCTCGCCCTGTTGAGAAGGCGGAACCTTCAGTGTTGCTAAATCCAGAGAATCCTGGGAATCAGGCTCTGCTTTGGGAAGCCAACGCAACAGCGGCAGCGGCAACAGCGTACTGAGGTTGGTAATCATCACCAGCAGCCACAAATTTTGAAATTGGGATTCAGTGACGCCGAGTTGATGCATTAGCAGAGCGCCCGATTCATGGGACAGGATGCCCGCTAAGTTAATAATTGACATTAACAGAGCGAACATTGTCGCTTCAATTCCTGCTGGGCATAGGCGAGCGGCTAAGACTAAAACCGGCATGTAGGCAAGCTGACCCATGACCGTCAAAATCAGGCTGTCCCCTAAACTGAACCAGTGATCGTCAATACCAAGGGTGCGATTGGCGTGGGTGACTAACAGTAGCGTTGTCATGCCGAGGGCTGAAGACAGCAGCGTTGTCCACAGAAAGATGGTGCGCATGGCGACGGCTTTGAAGAACCGCTGAAAGAGCCAAATGCCGAACAGAGAGGCCAGACTGGTCACGAGGCGAACGCGCCCCAGAAATTCGGGGTTAAATCCTAACTCGTTGGTGGTGAAAAAGAAAAAGGCTGATTCAGAGTTTGGGGTGGCCTGCCATAGAAAGACGAAGAGCACCGGCAGCAGGATGCTGGGCTGTGCGATCGCATCTTTTACCTGCACAATCTGATGCTTAGCGGTCTTAAAGCTAGGTGGCGTATTGGCTTTGGCCTCAATGATCAGACTTGCGATCGCACATACAATCAGCGGAAATGTTGCCGTGATCAAAAACAAGCTGCGAGTACTTAAATGCTCTAACAGCCAGCCGCTGAAGTAGGCCGTCACAACGCCGCCTAACGCGGTTGTTCCCCAGCACAATGACTGCAGAGAGCCAGCATCACTTTGCGATTCTTGGCGAATGCGCTCGACGACGATTGAGTCGGCAATTACGTCGCTGATTGCGGTTGAAGTTGAAGTGGTTGCGATCGCAACCGTTGCCGCCACTGCCGAGTTCACCACCGTTCCCATTGCTACCCAAGCCAAGCAGCCTAAAATGCCAGACAGCACCAAATAAGACCGGCGACGATAGCCCAAAATTGGAAGGCTATCCGACAGAAAGCCAAACAGCGGCTTGACCACCCAAGGCAGTGAAGCAATCCCCATCATCGCCGCCACCGCTGCCGGACTCAGGCCGAGATCATCCTTAAGAAAAAAACTGACCCCTAATCGAGCCAGTCCCAAAATACCCTGGACGAAATAGACAGCCAAGATAGCGAACAGCTCGGGGCTGGGGTCTTGATCAAAGAATATCGTGCGCTTTAGCGTTTGCTTCAGAGACGCAGCACTAGCCTGAGAATTGATCATTTAACCCTTTAATACGACCGTCATCCGCGCTGTGGCCAGGGAGATGCATGAAACTCATGATAACGAACCCAGCCTTTTTCCGTGGATCCTCTATTTCCCATCGCCAGAACGTTTATCATCAATGGGATGATAGACGTGCAGCATCAATAATCATTCATGGATATTAAGAGCGGATTCATCGGTACCGTCGGCCATACGCCCCTCATTCGTCTGAATAGCTTCAGCGACGAAACAGGCTGTGAAATTCTCGGTAAAGCAGAATTTCTTAACCCCGGTGGATCCGTCAAAGATCGTGCTGCTCTTTTTATCATCGAAGATGCCGAAGCCAAGGGGTTACTGAAACCTGGCGGCACCGTAGTTGAAGGCACCGCAGGCAACACCGGCATTGGCCTTGCCCATATCTGTAACGCCAAAGGCTACCGCTGCCTGATTGTGATTCCTGAAACCCAGTCCCAAGAAAAAATGGATGCCCTGCGCGTCTTAGGTGCTGAAGTGCGGGCTGTCCCGGCCGTCCCTTATCGTGACTCCAACAACTATGTCAAGCTCTCGGGTCGCTTAGCCGAAGAAACCGAGAATGCAGTTTGGGCCAATCAGTTCGATAATCTTGCTAATCGTCAGGCTCACTATCAAACCACGGGTCCAGAGATTTGGGAACAAACCAATGGCAAAGTGGATGCCTGGGTTGCCGCGACCGGCACTGGCGGTACCTATGCAGGCGTTGCCCTCTACCTGAAAGCGAAAAACCCTGAAGTGAAGACAGTCCTCGCCGATCCAATGGGGAGTGGTCTGTATAGCTACGTGAAAACCGGAGAAATCAAATCCGAAGGTAATTCCGTCACTGAAGGCATCGGTAACAGTCGGATCACCGCCAATCTTCAGGATGCCCCCATTGATGACGCGATTCAAATCGACGACCCTGAATGCCTGCGGGTCGTTTATCAGCTTCTGCAGCAGGATGGCCTGTTCATGGGGGGATCGGTCGGTATTAACGTGGGTGCCGCCGTTGCCCTGGCGAAGCAAATGGGGCCGGGGCACACGATCGTGACTGTTCTGTGTGACAGCGGCACGCGGTATCAATCCAAGCTTTTCAATCCAGAGTGGTTAGCCGCCAAGGGACTGTCTCCCCAGGCTTAGACCCATTGCCCTCAACATTATTATGGGATTCATGCAAAATTTCTGGGGCGGGTTGAAGCAAAAATGGAGCCGCTACAAGCGCTGGGTCTATCTGTTCATCATGGCAGCAGCGCTAGCTTTTTTAGGCAAAACGCTGCACAGTCACTGGCAAGGCATCGCCAGCATTCAGATTACGCCTCCCGCCTGGGCTAGTCTCGTGTTTGCAACAGGCATTACGCTGCTGGCGTTCGTTTGGGCGGGCTGGATCTGGGGCCAGATTTTGCAAGATTTAGGGCAGCCTGTGAATAAAGCCTGGGCCGCTCAGATCTACCTGACCACCAATATTGCCAAATATTTACCCAGTAACGTCGTTCATCTGTATGGCCGCACCCTTGCGGCTACAGACATTGGTATTCCCTTCGGACCTGCCTCTTTGAGCGTGGTCCTCGATACCCTGCTGATGGCGGCCTCGGGCGTGATTGTGTCTCTGTTGAGTGTGCCTCAGCAGCAACAGATCTTTGCAGTTTTAGGCCTGATTGTGATTTTGCTCGTGGTTCATCCCCGTATTCTGCAGCGGCTCGTCAAATTTGTGCCCCAAGGGTCGAAGAAAAATCAGCCAGCGGATGCCTCTGATGCTATTAAGCTTGAGCGATATCCGCTGAGACCGCTTCTGGGACAAATCCTGTTTGTTTTGGTGCGATCGCTGGGGTTCATTGTCACCCTCAGCGTTCTGACCCCCATCGAGCCGCTCTTGATACCCAAATATATGAGTATCTATACATTGGGCTGGCTGCTCGGTTTTATTATCCCTGGGGTTCCGGGGGGGGTTGGGGTTTTAGAGTTGGTGACCAGTACACTTCTTAGCCAGCCCGGTGTTCTGACTAGCGATCAAACGCTCTCTGTGGGGCTAGCCTTGGGCGCTGTCGGTATTCATCGCCTCGTCAACACCATTGCTGAAGCGCTGGGAGCAGGGCTAGCAACTTTAGATATGAGATTTCCGCTCCAGCATCGTCCACGGCCATCGCGTAAACCAACCCAGACCGCCAGCCGTTGACTGCCGGGTTTTGAGCGGTTTCAACCGCAGCTACACAAGCAAAATGCATCTGCGCGGATTGCTGTAAGCCCCGATATATGTAGTCTGCGCGGGCAGACTTTGTTCCTGTAGGCGCGAATTCTATTCGCTAGCTTTCTCTGGCTGTCGTGTGGGTGTTAATACGCTTCTCAGAAGAGCGTATTAAGATGAACGCTAGTCCCCTAGGCGCTTACTGGAGAGATGAAGATGACCGTTGTTCAAGAGCCAATCTCGATTCGTCTAGAAGCTTCAACCTTTTGTCAGCTCAAGTGCCCGTCTTGTCCGACCGCTCAGGGTGAGACCAAAAAGAACCTGGGCAGCGGATTTTTAGCGTTCAAGAACTTTAAGGATTTAGTCGATCGCAATCCTGCCATTGTTCATATTGAGCTGTCTAACTGGGGAGAAATTTTCTTAAACCCTGAGCTGACGGAGATTATGAAATATGCCTATCAAAAAGGTGTGATTCTGACGGCCAGTAACGGAGCGAACCTGAATACGGTCAAGCCAGAAGTTCTTGAAAATCTCGTTAAATATAAGTTTCGCCACATCGACTGCTCTATTGATGGGGCCAGCCAAGAGACCTACAAGCAATACCGAGTCGGCGGTGACTTTGATCGCGTGATTGAGAATATCAAAACCATCAATCACTATAAGAAGATCTATAAGTCTGACTTTCCACTCTTGCTCTGGCAGTTTGTGGCCTTTGGTCACAATGAGCATGAAATTCAGACGGCCCGAGAATTAGCGAAAGACCTCAACATGGAGTTTTATCTGAAACTTTCATGGGATGAGGAGGTTTCGCCGATTCAGGATAAGGAACTGGTGCGGCAGCAGACCTCAAGCGGTGTTTCTAGCCGTAGCGAATATGCTGAAACCTACGGCACTGGGTATATCCGCAAAGATATCTGCCAGCAGCTATGGACGTCGCCTCAAGTCAACTGGGATGGTCGAGTTTTGGGCTGCTGTTTCAACTACTGGGGTGATTTCGGCAATATGTTTGAGGCTGATGGGAAGCAGGGCTACCAGGAAAAGGTGGGGTATGCCCAGGATATGGTGATGGGTAAGGCTGAGCCGCGAGACGATATTCCCTGCACTCGCTGTGAGCATTACAAGACGATGCAGGCGTCGGGCGATTGGATGACGACTGAGAATTTGCGTGGGCCGACGGCTTCCCCGATTGTGGCTCAGATTGCCAAGCGATGTGGCCGGTTGATGATTAGTATTTTAAATCGGTCGGAGTGGTTATCTTCTCGGTTTTTGAAGCCAGCGATTGTGAACAGCAACAAGACGTTGCGAGAGTAGGCGAATAGTTAATGGATGCTAGGCTGCTCAATCTGCGATCCCATGCGGATGCCGTACTTAGGGAGCAGCTTATGGACAACGTAGGTGCGGTGTTCTTCGAGGGCATCGTGGAATCGTTTCCAGTGGCTGTCTAGGAATGTGGCCTGAAACGGAAAAATTTCGTCGCCGGTATCAACAACGGCTTCCGTGCCCAGGGCTTGGTGTTTCCAAGATCCCTTTCCTTTTGCTTTATAGGTTACTTGGGTCTTGCCAAAGCTGAATTGGCCTTCTGCGATCGCTCTAAGCCAGATTTTATGTCTGCTGCGGCTGCTGCGCTTGGTTGTCGTTTGCAGCAGTTTGGCAATGAGTTGCTTATCAGCTTGAGGTAGGCCGGGACAGCAGGCAGCGGGGTCACCGATGCGATAGCGCTGCATCCAGCGACACATCTGGTCGGCGGCTTCGAGAAAATCGGTCGGGTTATCGCGCATGATTCTCTGATTGAGGCCGTTGGTGTAGCCCCATTTCAGGTAGGGGCGATCAGGATTACTCAAAACAGCGCCGTGGCCGAGGGGAAAGACTTCGCTGATGAAGAAGTGAGCAAATCGGTTGACGAAGTTTTTGTTGAAATATCGCTTGACGCGCTCCGTTGATTTTTGGTCGATTTTACCCTGGGCATCGACTAATATTTTGGCTTCGTTGACCGGGTGGCTGATGCCTGCAAATCCCTGATGGGCCCAGGTATCTGCATAGACGTGCATGGTGATGCCTAAGCGGTGAAGACTATGGGATTGTGGGTGGGTGGGGTGAGTGCTAAATAAGCTATTAGAAATACAGGCGGCCACCATATCTTGAGCGATGTAGCTGTTGGGCCGACAGATTAGTTTGTCGATGAATGAACCGATGGGGCTTTGATCTGCGGGCAGGCCACCGTTTCCGGGGAGAAAGTGAAAGGGCATCCAGACTTGGTGATGGGCCAGTTCACGAAAGTTTCGGTAGTCTAAAAATTTGTGGGCAGAGCTGACGTGGTTGAATTCAGTGCCGTTGTTAAAGCGGATGATGCCAGCGTTGGTGGCGTCATCGACGTACTGCGCCGAATAGGCAATTACCTGTGCGTCTTGGTGTTCAAAGCCAGCTAGTCGGGCGACGACGTAGGTGACCCCGTGGTGAAAATCGATTTGCATCGCTGGGCTTCCCCATGGGGAAAGGACGGATGGCTGATCGCCTGCGGATGTAAAAATTTTTGGCTCAGGCGGTTAGCTCACTCTAGTTCTACCGCGATAGCGATCCAACTCAACGGGATGTAAACCGAACATTAACCTTGAGAAAATTTTAGGTTAATCTTCTCGCTGCTTTGGGAAGAGGTGGGGGGTGAGTTGCGATCGCAAAAATTTCTCACCGTATCCCAGCACTGCCGATCAAGACTGGACCGATTGACCCGGTTCAGGGAACAGTCCATCATAGTAACGATAAGAGGTTTCCTGGAACGGAGATATCCTACATGAGCAACTCAGCAAGCAGTCCGATCAAAGATAAGGCCACCGATTGGTGGCGGCTTATTTCAGGAGAAGATACAGCAAAGGTTTATCAAGACTTTTTCAAGCGAACCTGGGAAATCTTGAGAGAGTCAGTTTCACTGTTGTGGCTGCTCCTATGTGGTGTCCTTGTTTCTTTTGAATGGATTTGGAGTAGCTCATCGAGGGTGACCGAGAGTGTTTCAGATCTTGCCAAAGCAAACAACAATTCTGACAGCAGCACAGTTTCCGAGGCAGGGACCAAGCTTTGGACAGGAATTCAAAAAGGAGCTTCTAGTTCGATTGCGAAAGCCAGGGAGCAGTTGAAAATGCCTGAGCGGACTCCGAGACAGAAAAAGACTGCTCAAGAACAGGCGAGTAAGAGTTCAGAAGAAGAACCTAGCGAGCGAGACGCCCAGGGGCAAGCAACTGATAGCAAAGCCGGAACTCAGCAGAAGTCAGACGGAGCTTCACAACAGGCGACTCAACAACAAGCAGATGGAAATACAGAAACATCTGGAAACGGGGAGCAAAGTGTCCAGCAACAAGCGGCTAAAAGTGAAGCTAAAGCGGCTCAGCAAAAAGCAGATGAGGCTTACCAACAAGTAAAAGAGACTCGGCAAAAAGCACAAAGCGCTCTGGATAAATTCAACGAAGCTGTGCAAGGTAGAGCGAATGAGGCTGGATCAGATTCGTCACAGGAGCCTTTTAAAGAGGCCCAGACAAAAGCGAAAGATGCCTATGACGTATATTTTGTTGACGCTGGACAAACAATAGACGGAGCTGAGCAAACAGCGAATGGGGCTGCGGCAAGTTTGGCCCAAGGGAACTTTGAAGAAGCACAGGGACAGTTTGAAGAGGCTCAAAG
The Acaryochloris thomasi RCC1774 genome window above contains:
- a CDS encoding sensor histidine kinase, whose product is MARQQNQNFFLPRSALAQVFRQTRTRILLLYVFLMLVFMGLSVPLFRHLIERQVSLRVREDLVEARENFMDAYLAWEKSPNQTQADLKVFVDEFLANQLPEDDNFLIILIDQKLYRSNPSRLFKPLRPDSKLFQYWLRVNKYSRGEWLTQDPRIEKIIYKADPLFLEGKQQGIFIVAHTTAGEQSEALASVYIFAQVAAGVLFLSCLLAWFGTGWLLAPVRELAKTARNISESDLSQRLSVQGTGELADLSQIFNAMMNRLQSAFDSQRRFVNDAGHELRTPITIVRGHLELIDGDPKEQQETIELVLDELDRMGRLVNDMIALAKSERPDFLQCETIELSPFVQDLFAKAQTLADRNWHLSSQGSGTIVADRQRLTGALLNLLRNAAQHTQPTDVIELGYRQMPAQVRFWVQDTGDGISIDDQHRIFDRFARIEGQRVDGSGLGLAIVKAFTEAHQGTIELVSQQGSGSTFILTLPRQQGLETQGSLYGG
- a CDS encoding response regulator transcription factor → MCLILIVEDEQRVVAFVDKGLRRNGFRTRVAIDGEQALQELRSQPFDLIILDLGLPKVDGWAILQELQRLGNQGPVIVVTAEIDVRDAVLQTGAHDYLAKPFRFQDLLTSIQAALSL
- a CDS encoding response regulator transcription factor → MYRILIADDEPRIASFIQKGLKANGFTVSTSQSGGEALNLVLGSDFDLLILDLGLPDKDGLQVLEELRGQGETLPVIILTARDDIHDKVTGLESGADDYVTKPFRFEELLARVRVRLRDTGSSKDDSQMLRVGEIELDLRTRRITVGDRVVDLPAREFTLAETFFRHPGQVLSREQLLDRVWGYDYSPGSNIVDVYVGYLRKKLGSGVFETIRGMGYRLRA
- a CDS encoding folate/biopterin family MFS transporter, with product MINSQASAASLKQTLKRTIFFDQDPSPELFAILAVYFVQGILGLARLGVSFFLKDDLGLSPAAVAAMMGIASLPWVVKPLFGFLSDSLPILGYRRRSYLVLSGILGCLAWVAMGTVVNSAVAATVAIATTSTSTAISDVIADSIVVERIRQESQSDAGSLQSLCWGTTALGGVVTAYFSGWLLEHLSTRSLFLITATFPLIVCAIASLIIEAKANTPPSFKTAKHQIVQVKDAIAQPSILLPVLFVFLWQATPNSESAFFFFTTNELGFNPEFLGRVRLVTSLASLFGIWLFQRFFKAVAMRTIFLWTTLLSSALGMTTLLLVTHANRTLGIDDHWFSLGDSLILTVMGQLAYMPVLVLAARLCPAGIEATMFALLMSIINLAGILSHESGALLMHQLGVTESQFQNLWLLVMITNLSTLLPLPLLRWLPKAEPDSQDSLDLATLKVPPSQQGEIESTVPLSP
- a CDS encoding cysteine synthase A, which gives rise to MDIKSGFIGTVGHTPLIRLNSFSDETGCEILGKAEFLNPGGSVKDRAALFIIEDAEAKGLLKPGGTVVEGTAGNTGIGLAHICNAKGYRCLIVIPETQSQEKMDALRVLGAEVRAVPAVPYRDSNNYVKLSGRLAEETENAVWANQFDNLANRQAHYQTTGPEIWEQTNGKVDAWVAATGTGGTYAGVALYLKAKNPEVKTVLADPMGSGLYSYVKTGEIKSEGNSVTEGIGNSRITANLQDAPIDDAIQIDDPECLRVVYQLLQQDGLFMGGSVGINVGAAVALAKQMGPGHTIVTVLCDSGTRYQSKLFNPEWLAAKGLSPQA
- a CDS encoding lysylphosphatidylglycerol synthase transmembrane domain-containing protein, whose translation is MQNFWGGLKQKWSRYKRWVYLFIMAAALAFLGKTLHSHWQGIASIQITPPAWASLVFATGITLLAFVWAGWIWGQILQDLGQPVNKAWAAQIYLTTNIAKYLPSNVVHLYGRTLAATDIGIPFGPASLSVVLDTLLMAASGVIVSLLSVPQQQQIFAVLGLIVILLVVHPRILQRLVKFVPQGSKKNQPADASDAIKLERYPLRPLLGQILFVLVRSLGFIVTLSVLTPIEPLLIPKYMSIYTLGWLLGFIIPGVPGGVGVLELVTSTLLSQPGVLTSDQTLSVGLALGAVGIHRLVNTIAEALGAGLATLDMRFPLQHRPRPSRKPTQTASR
- a CDS encoding radical SAM/SPASM domain-containing protein — translated: MTVVQEPISIRLEASTFCQLKCPSCPTAQGETKKNLGSGFLAFKNFKDLVDRNPAIVHIELSNWGEIFLNPELTEIMKYAYQKGVILTASNGANLNTVKPEVLENLVKYKFRHIDCSIDGASQETYKQYRVGGDFDRVIENIKTINHYKKIYKSDFPLLLWQFVAFGHNEHEIQTARELAKDLNMEFYLKLSWDEEVSPIQDKELVRQQTSSGVSSRSEYAETYGTGYIRKDICQQLWTSPQVNWDGRVLGCCFNYWGDFGNMFEADGKQGYQEKVGYAQDMVMGKAEPRDDIPCTRCEHYKTMQASGDWMTTENLRGPTASPIVAQIAKRCGRLMISILNRSEWLSSRFLKPAIVNSNKTLRE
- a CDS encoding DUF6765 family protein, which translates into the protein MQIDFHHGVTYVVARLAGFEHQDAQVIAYSAQYVDDATNAGIIRFNNGTEFNHVSSAHKFLDYRNFRELAHHQVWMPFHFLPGNGGLPADQSPIGSFIDKLICRPNSYIAQDMVAACISNSLFSTHPTHPQSHSLHRLGITMHVYADTWAHQGFAGISHPVNEAKILVDAQGKIDQKSTERVKRYFNKNFVNRFAHFFISEVFPLGHGAVLSNPDRPYLKWGYTNGLNQRIMRDNPTDFLEAADQMCRWMQRYRIGDPAACCPGLPQADKQLIAKLLQTTTKRSSRSRHKIWLRAIAEGQFSFGKTQVTYKAKGKGSWKHQALGTEAVVDTGDEIFPFQATFLDSHWKRFHDALEEHRTYVVHKLLPKYGIRMGSQIEQPSIH